The following proteins come from a genomic window of Corallococcus sp. NCRR:
- a CDS encoding DUF4833 domain-containing protein, whose protein sequence is MLPGSGFNNLTAVALMTVATLASAAGAPVLSQSAFFLTRSENRNQVHYSVRLDEACRPVGTRPVHVYWRMLERGPAEVEELLGVEQPVYGLEDSQSVEATAEGWRVRVSLKAFPSRPVDITTTRVDGGCQVQAWTKLGNGVSRLEHVFVKTSWPFSVDFVRLDGVGPDGKPVHELIRQ, encoded by the coding sequence ATGCTTCCTGGATCCGGGTTCAACAACCTCACTGCCGTTGCGCTGATGACCGTCGCGACCCTGGCCTCCGCGGCCGGGGCGCCGGTCCTATCGCAGTCCGCCTTCTTCCTGACCCGGAGCGAGAACCGCAACCAGGTCCACTACTCCGTGCGCCTGGACGAGGCCTGCCGCCCCGTGGGGACGCGTCCCGTGCATGTGTACTGGCGGATGTTGGAGCGCGGGCCGGCGGAGGTGGAGGAGCTGCTGGGGGTCGAGCAACCCGTGTATGGGTTGGAGGACTCGCAGTCGGTCGAGGCCACCGCGGAGGGCTGGCGGGTCCGGGTGAGCCTGAAGGCCTTTCCCTCGCGCCCCGTCGACATCACCACCACGCGGGTCGACGGCGGATGCCAGGTCCAGGCGTGGACGAAGCTGGGCAACGGCGTCTCCCGCCTGGAGCACGTCTTCGTGAAGACGTCCTGGCCCTTCTCGGTCGACTTCGTGCGGCTGGATGGCGTGGGACCGGATGGAAAGCCGGTCCATGAGCTGATCCGCCAGTAA
- the ahcY gene encoding adenosylhomocysteinase translates to MTAVIKQQNQDYAIADLKLASWGRKEIRIAESEMPALMAIREEYAKQQPLKGARVTGSLHMTIQTAVLVETLQALGAQVRWASCNIFSTQDHAAAALVEAGTPVFAHKGESLKEYWDFTHRIFEFGPAGSDHEGPNMILDDGGDATLLMHLGKRAEKDLSVIANPQSEEETELYASIKAKLAEDATWYSRKSAKILGVTEETTTGVHRLQEMSQKGTLLFRAINVNDSVTKSKFDNLYGCRESLVDGIKRATDVMVAGKIAVVAGYGDVGKGSAQALRALSAQVWVTEIDPICALQAAMEGYRVVTMDYAADKADIFVTATGNKSVITHEHMAKMKDQAIVCNIGHFDNEIEVASLEKYQWEEIKPQVDHVIFPDNKRIILLAKGRLVNLGCGTGHPSYVMSSSFANQTIAQIELYSHSDKYQVGKVYVLPKHLDEKVARLQLKKLNAQLTELTPEQAQYIGVEKSGPYKQDTYRY, encoded by the coding sequence ATGACCGCGGTTATCAAGCAGCAGAATCAGGACTACGCCATCGCCGACCTCAAGCTCGCCAGCTGGGGCCGCAAGGAGATCCGCATCGCCGAGAGCGAGATGCCCGCGCTCATGGCGATCCGCGAGGAGTACGCGAAGCAGCAGCCGCTCAAGGGCGCTCGCGTCACGGGCTCGCTGCACATGACCATCCAGACCGCCGTGCTGGTGGAGACGCTCCAGGCGCTGGGCGCGCAGGTGCGCTGGGCGTCCTGCAACATCTTCTCCACGCAGGACCACGCCGCCGCCGCGCTGGTGGAGGCCGGCACGCCGGTGTTCGCGCACAAGGGCGAGTCCCTCAAGGAGTACTGGGACTTCACCCACCGCATCTTCGAGTTCGGCCCCGCCGGCAGCGACCACGAGGGTCCGAACATGATCCTCGACGACGGCGGTGACGCCACGCTGCTCATGCACCTGGGCAAGCGCGCGGAGAAGGACCTGTCCGTCATCGCGAACCCCCAGAGCGAGGAGGAGACGGAGCTGTACGCCTCCATCAAGGCCAAGCTTGCCGAGGACGCCACCTGGTACTCGCGCAAGAGCGCCAAGATCCTCGGCGTCACCGAGGAGACGACCACGGGCGTGCACCGCCTGCAGGAGATGTCCCAGAAGGGCACGCTCCTGTTCCGCGCCATCAACGTCAACGACAGCGTGACGAAGAGCAAGTTCGACAACCTCTACGGCTGCCGTGAGTCCCTGGTGGACGGCATCAAGCGCGCCACGGACGTGATGGTTGCCGGGAAGATCGCCGTCGTCGCGGGCTACGGCGACGTGGGCAAGGGCTCCGCGCAGGCCCTGCGCGCGCTGTCCGCCCAGGTGTGGGTGACGGAAATCGACCCCATCTGCGCGCTCCAGGCCGCGATGGAGGGCTACCGCGTCGTGACCATGGACTACGCCGCGGACAAGGCGGACATCTTCGTCACCGCCACGGGCAACAAGTCCGTCATCACCCATGAGCACATGGCCAAGATGAAGGACCAGGCCATCGTCTGCAACATCGGCCACTTCGACAATGAGATCGAGGTCGCCTCCCTGGAGAAGTACCAGTGGGAGGAGATCAAGCCCCAGGTCGACCACGTCATCTTCCCGGACAACAAGCGCATCATCCTGCTGGCCAAGGGCCGCCTGGTGAACCTGGGCTGCGGCACGGGCCACCCCAGCTACGTGATGTCCAGCTCCTTCGCGAACCAGACCATCGCGCAGATCGAGCTGTACTCGCACAGCGACAAGTACCAGGTGGGCAAGGTGTACGTGCTGCCCAAGCACCTGGACGAGAAGGTCGCCCGCCTCCAGCTCAAGAAGCTCAACGCCCAGCTCACGGAGCTCACCCCGGAGCAGGCGCAGTACATCGGCGTGGAGAAGAGCGGCCCCTACAAGCAGGACACCTACCGCTACTAG
- the pdxR gene encoding MocR-like pyridoxine biosynthesis transcription factor PdxR — translation MDFHVELRGRRDLAGQIYRGLRAAILDGRLRRGERLPPTRELALRLDVARNTVGVAYEWLTAEGLIAGRTRAGSFVQGEASRPRGRAGREAQVPLRARAFWRSLPDLPAPLAPAAYDFGVGSPDVSGFPFESWRRLVARQLRAATVSGGYVDAAGHRGLREAVARHVGVSRGVRAEAEDVFITNGAQQALDLVGRVLIEPGDCVAMEEPGYPPARQVFQSLGARVVPVPVDAEGLDVAALPDAARLVYVTPSHQFPLGMPMSPARRVALLEWAKRRDAVVIEDDYDSEFRFGGRPLETLHGMDRSGRVLYVGSFSKVMVPMLRMGFLVAPPSLQRELRWARRVMDWHSPVPEQAALARFIDSGLLARHIRKMRRDYEARHERVAEGLARHCGDWLQGVPSVAGLHLCATFRRGGMALERETVARARAAGVGLITLSRYFMGPRARPGLVLGYGGIPATRIPEGMKRLGASLAYVGLTRD, via the coding sequence ATGGACTTCCATGTGGAGCTCCGGGGACGCCGGGACCTGGCCGGGCAGATCTACCGGGGGCTGCGCGCGGCCATCCTGGACGGGCGCCTGCGGCGTGGGGAGCGGTTGCCGCCCACCCGCGAGCTGGCCCTGCGCCTGGACGTGGCCCGCAACACCGTGGGCGTGGCGTATGAATGGCTCACCGCCGAGGGGCTCATCGCGGGGCGCACGCGGGCGGGGAGCTTCGTCCAGGGGGAGGCCTCCCGGCCGCGCGGCAGGGCAGGGCGGGAGGCCCAGGTGCCGCTGCGCGCGCGGGCCTTCTGGCGTTCGCTGCCGGACCTGCCCGCTCCGCTGGCTCCCGCCGCGTATGACTTTGGCGTGGGCAGCCCGGATGTCTCGGGCTTCCCCTTCGAGTCCTGGCGCCGGCTGGTGGCGCGCCAGCTGCGGGCCGCCACGGTGTCCGGAGGCTACGTGGACGCCGCCGGGCACCGGGGGCTGCGGGAGGCGGTGGCCCGGCACGTGGGCGTCTCGCGGGGCGTGCGTGCGGAGGCGGAGGACGTGTTCATCACCAATGGCGCGCAGCAGGCGCTGGACCTCGTGGGCCGGGTGCTCATCGAGCCGGGGGACTGCGTCGCCATGGAGGAGCCGGGCTATCCGCCCGCGCGGCAGGTGTTCCAGTCGCTGGGAGCGCGCGTCGTGCCGGTGCCGGTGGACGCGGAGGGGCTGGACGTGGCGGCGCTGCCGGACGCCGCGCGGCTCGTCTACGTCACGCCGTCGCACCAGTTCCCGCTGGGCATGCCCATGTCACCCGCGCGCCGGGTGGCGCTGCTGGAGTGGGCGAAGCGGCGGGACGCGGTGGTGATTGAAGACGACTACGACAGTGAGTTCCGCTTTGGCGGCCGGCCCCTGGAGACGTTGCATGGGATGGACCGCTCCGGGCGGGTGCTCTACGTGGGCTCGTTCTCGAAGGTGATGGTGCCCATGCTGCGGATGGGGTTCCTCGTCGCGCCGCCGTCGCTCCAGCGGGAGCTGCGGTGGGCCCGGCGCGTGATGGACTGGCACAGCCCGGTGCCGGAGCAGGCCGCGCTCGCGCGGTTCATCGACAGCGGGCTGCTGGCGCGGCACATCCGCAAGATGCGGCGGGACTACGAGGCGCGGCACGAGCGCGTGGCGGAGGGGCTTGCGCGCCATTGCGGCGACTGGCTCCAGGGGGTGCCCTCCGTGGCGGGCCTGCACCTGTGCGCGACGTTCCGGCGGGGTGGCATGGCGCTGGAGCGCGAGACGGTGGCGCGAGCCCGGGCCGCGGGGGTCGGGCTCATCACCCTGTCGCGTTACTTCATGGGACCTCGCGCGCGGCCAGGGCTGGTGCTGGGCTATGGCGGCATTCCCGCGACACGCATTCCAGAAGGCATGAAGCGGCTGGGCGCCAGCCTTGCCTATGTGGGATTGACGAGGGATTGA
- a CDS encoding PPC domain-containing protein, whose protein sequence is MRNLGWKSLAAVWLTCALTGCGAEMEQGAEPQLEKGPPPEERVQALASCSGPIALTPNVTVTGISANAGEYSCTYTLYVASANSNLTFSTSGGSGDVDLYVKYGSEPTTGSSTCSSAGSTSTESCTITGSQVGTYYVKLYGYSAFSGATLKATSTPSGPTGCTSSTTLTKDVPLNGIGATAGNWSCIYKLSVPTGATHVTFTTTGSGDADLFVRREASPTESVYDCRSNSYYSSYETCTLPVSSTGIYWARLYGTGDFSNVSITGTYTLSEGQPGCTTTSALNNNTPMYGVSAPSGAFSCDYTLDIPSGATSVTFSTTNGSGGTARLYAKRGSSPTLSSYDCLANTSGTNNQSCTLTNPTAGTWHVRVYNASSSTALTNASVRGAYVTGGTGNPGTGTLTNGVPVTGLSGAQGSYRYWTVTVPAGKTSLLVQTMFGTGDADLYVRLGSRPEDYVYDCRPLTSGNTESCLINAPTAGVYHVMIKGYTDYSGVTLKASY, encoded by the coding sequence TTGCGCAATCTTGGATGGAAGTCTTTGGCGGCGGTGTGGCTGACGTGTGCCCTGACAGGCTGTGGCGCGGAGATGGAGCAGGGCGCGGAGCCCCAGCTGGAGAAGGGCCCTCCGCCAGAAGAACGGGTGCAGGCCCTGGCCAGCTGCTCCGGCCCCATCGCCCTCACCCCCAACGTGACCGTCACCGGCATCAGCGCGAACGCCGGGGAGTATTCCTGCACGTACACGCTGTACGTCGCGTCCGCGAACAGCAACCTCACCTTCAGCACCTCCGGCGGCTCGGGCGACGTGGACCTGTACGTGAAGTACGGCTCGGAGCCGACCACGGGGAGCAGCACCTGTAGCTCCGCGGGCAGCACCAGCACGGAGTCCTGCACCATCACCGGCTCACAGGTGGGCACGTATTACGTGAAGCTGTATGGCTATTCCGCGTTCAGCGGCGCGACCCTGAAGGCGACGTCCACGCCGTCCGGTCCCACGGGCTGCACCAGCAGCACCACGCTGACCAAGGACGTGCCCCTGAACGGCATCGGCGCGACCGCGGGCAACTGGTCCTGCATCTACAAGCTGTCCGTCCCCACCGGCGCAACCCACGTGACGTTCACCACCACCGGCAGCGGCGACGCCGACCTGTTCGTGCGCCGGGAGGCCTCTCCCACCGAGTCGGTCTACGACTGCAGGTCCAACAGCTACTACAGCAGCTATGAGACGTGCACCCTCCCCGTGTCGTCCACGGGCATCTACTGGGCGCGCCTGTACGGCACCGGGGACTTCTCCAATGTGAGCATCACGGGCACGTACACCCTGTCGGAGGGACAGCCGGGGTGCACGACCACCAGCGCGCTCAACAACAACACCCCCATGTATGGCGTGAGCGCGCCGTCCGGGGCCTTCTCCTGCGACTACACGCTCGACATCCCGTCGGGGGCCACGAGCGTCACCTTCAGCACCACGAACGGCTCGGGCGGCACCGCGCGCCTCTACGCGAAGCGCGGCAGCTCCCCCACCCTGTCCTCCTATGACTGCCTGGCCAACACGAGCGGCACCAACAACCAGTCGTGCACGCTCACCAACCCCACGGCGGGCACCTGGCACGTGCGCGTGTACAACGCGTCCTCGTCCACGGCGCTCACCAACGCCTCCGTGCGCGGCGCCTACGTCACCGGCGGCACGGGCAACCCGGGCACCGGCACGCTGACGAACGGAGTCCCGGTAACGGGCCTGTCGGGCGCGCAGGGGTCGTACCGCTACTGGACCGTCACCGTGCCTGCCGGGAAGACCTCGCTGCTCGTGCAGACGATGTTCGGCACGGGTGACGCGGACCTGTACGTCCGCCTGGGCTCGCGGCCCGAGGACTACGTCTACGACTGCCGCCCCCTGACCAGTGGCAACACGGAGTCGTGCCTCATCAACGCCCCCACGGCGGGCGTCTACCACGTGATGATCAAGGGCTATACGGACTACTCCGGCGTGACGCTGAAGGCGTCCTACTGA
- the sthA gene encoding Si-specific NAD(P)(+) transhydrogenase: MSARRFDVVVLGSGPGGEGASMKAVKSGRKVCTVEQGALVGGACTHTATIPSKALRHAIQRLLDVQQDHPEMRAELARHTTLKDMMRVATTVVSKQVQLRTTFYERNRVDLVTGRAKFRDAHTVEVTEPRGSVELLTADAFVIATGSRPYRPAGVDFRHPRIFDSDTILKLRESPLSMIIYGAGVIGCEYASMFRMLGVKVDLVNTRDRLLSFLDDEISDALSYHLREQGVLIRHQEEMVSVEPHDDSVVLQLKSGKRLKADVFLWANGRSGNSQDLGLEALGIAVDSRGCIQVNDGYQTSVPHIYAVGDVVGAPSLASASYDQGRFAATHIVEGRMEHKLVKDIPTGIYTSPEISSLGRTERELTQAGIPYEVGHAFFKSLARAQITGRTVGMLKLLFHRETREILGIHCFGDNASEIIHIGQAIMAQDWPGNGIDYFINTTFNYPTMAEAYRVAALNGLNRLF, translated from the coding sequence ATGAGCGCTCGGCGGTTCGACGTGGTGGTCCTCGGCTCCGGCCCCGGCGGTGAAGGGGCCTCGATGAAGGCGGTGAAGTCCGGCCGCAAGGTGTGCACCGTGGAGCAGGGAGCCCTGGTGGGCGGCGCCTGCACCCACACCGCCACCATCCCCTCCAAGGCCCTGCGCCACGCCATCCAGCGGCTCCTGGACGTGCAGCAGGACCACCCGGAGATGCGGGCGGAGCTGGCCCGGCACACCACGCTCAAGGACATGATGCGCGTGGCGACCACCGTCGTGTCCAAGCAGGTGCAGCTGCGCACCACCTTCTACGAGCGCAACCGCGTGGACCTGGTGACGGGCCGCGCGAAGTTCCGGGACGCGCACACGGTGGAGGTGACGGAGCCGCGCGGCTCCGTGGAGCTGCTCACCGCGGACGCCTTCGTCATCGCCACGGGCTCCAGGCCCTACCGGCCCGCGGGCGTGGACTTCCGCCACCCGCGCATCTTCGACTCGGACACCATCCTCAAGCTGCGCGAGTCCCCGCTGTCGATGATCATCTACGGCGCGGGCGTCATCGGCTGCGAGTACGCCTCCATGTTCCGGATGCTCGGCGTGAAGGTGGACCTGGTGAACACGCGCGACCGGCTCCTGTCCTTCCTGGACGATGAAATCTCCGACGCCCTCTCCTACCACCTGCGCGAACAGGGCGTGCTCATCCGCCACCAGGAGGAGATGGTCTCCGTGGAGCCGCACGACGACAGCGTGGTGCTCCAGTTGAAGAGCGGCAAGCGGCTGAAGGCGGACGTCTTCCTCTGGGCCAACGGCCGCTCCGGCAACAGCCAGGACCTGGGGCTGGAGGCGCTGGGCATCGCGGTGGACTCGCGCGGGTGCATCCAGGTCAACGACGGCTACCAGACGTCCGTGCCCCACATCTACGCGGTGGGTGACGTGGTGGGCGCCCCGTCCCTGGCGAGCGCCTCCTATGACCAGGGCCGCTTCGCCGCCACGCACATCGTGGAGGGGCGGATGGAGCACAAGCTGGTGAAGGACATCCCCACCGGCATCTACACCAGCCCCGAAATCAGCAGCCTGGGCCGCACCGAGCGCGAGCTCACCCAGGCGGGCATCCCCTATGAGGTGGGCCACGCCTTCTTCAAGAGCCTGGCGCGCGCCCAGATTACCGGCCGCACCGTGGGCATGCTGAAGCTGCTGTTCCACCGGGAGACGCGAGAGATTCTCGGCATCCACTGCTTCGGGGACAACGCCTCGGAGATCATCCACATCGGCCAGGCCATCATGGCGCAGGACTGGCCGGGCAACGGCATCGACTACTTCATCAACACGACCTTCAACTACCCCACCATGGCGGAGGCGTACCGCGTGGCGGCGCTCAACGGCCTCAACCGGCTGTTCTGA
- a CDS encoding acetyl-CoA acetyltransferase, which translates to MKDANRIPVIVGVGQINDRPDDPLRGLDSLGLMEAALRAADADAGGGWLSRLDSLAVVDQLSFRQMGPLPLALAERLGARPRLHEQTAEASGDSPVRLLHEAANRVAAGEVEVAAVVGGEALRTAARRAALAAGDAPSAHNAATSIGVQAHAAYRKRYGLNSPVDVYPLYENAGRAAYGQTLAEAQRESGEIWSRFSQVAAGNPGAWLREPLSVEEIVTPSPSNRPIAFPYWKRMVANSAVNQGAGFLVTSLAKALARGMPEDRLVYVGRGAAAHEPEDFMARDGYASSPSMAVSLRRTLELNGLGVDALDFVELYSCFPCVPKMARRVLGWPVEKPATVFGGLTFGGGPIANYMGHAVVSMVQRLREQGRHGLLFGNGGFATYNHGLVLTREPPPAGTLPEAFEHQAEADAARGPVPPFVEDATGPGRIETYTVLYERDGSPRFGVIVGRGASGERFLAKVPAHDTAGIDFLCDGKEEPVGSEGRAVAGPGGDILWHRASASSG; encoded by the coding sequence ATGAAGGACGCGAACCGGATTCCCGTCATCGTGGGCGTGGGGCAGATCAACGACCGTCCGGACGATCCGCTGCGGGGGCTGGACTCGCTGGGCTTGATGGAGGCCGCGCTGCGGGCGGCGGACGCGGACGCGGGCGGTGGCTGGCTCTCCCGGCTGGATTCGCTGGCGGTGGTGGATCAGCTCTCGTTCCGGCAGATGGGCCCGCTGCCGCTCGCCCTGGCGGAGCGCCTGGGCGCCCGGCCGCGCCTCCATGAGCAGACGGCGGAGGCCAGCGGTGACAGCCCGGTGCGGCTGCTCCACGAGGCCGCCAACCGCGTTGCCGCAGGCGAGGTGGAGGTCGCGGCGGTCGTGGGCGGTGAGGCGCTGCGCACGGCGGCCCGGCGTGCGGCGCTGGCGGCGGGGGATGCACCCTCCGCGCACAACGCGGCGACGAGCATCGGTGTCCAGGCGCACGCGGCCTACCGCAAGCGCTACGGCCTCAACTCGCCGGTCGACGTCTATCCCCTGTATGAGAATGCCGGCCGCGCCGCGTACGGCCAGACGCTGGCGGAGGCGCAGCGGGAGAGCGGCGAGATCTGGTCGCGGTTCTCCCAGGTCGCGGCGGGCAACCCGGGCGCGTGGCTCCGAGAGCCTTTGTCCGTGGAAGAGATTGTCACGCCGTCACCGTCCAACCGGCCCATCGCGTTCCCGTATTGGAAGCGGATGGTGGCGAACAGCGCCGTGAACCAGGGCGCCGGGTTCCTCGTCACCAGCCTGGCGAAGGCGCTCGCGCGCGGCATGCCGGAGGACCGTCTCGTGTACGTGGGACGGGGCGCGGCGGCGCACGAGCCGGAGGACTTCATGGCCCGCGATGGCTACGCGAGCTCACCGAGCATGGCCGTGTCGCTGCGCCGCACGCTGGAGCTGAATGGGCTGGGCGTCGACGCGCTCGACTTCGTGGAGCTCTACAGTTGCTTTCCCTGCGTGCCGAAGATGGCGCGCCGGGTGCTGGGCTGGCCGGTGGAGAAGCCGGCCACCGTGTTCGGAGGCCTCACGTTCGGCGGCGGGCCCATCGCCAACTACATGGGCCACGCGGTGGTCAGCATGGTGCAGCGGTTGCGCGAGCAGGGACGCCATGGCCTGCTCTTCGGCAACGGCGGCTTCGCGACGTACAACCACGGCCTGGTGCTCACGCGCGAACCTCCGCCCGCTGGAACACTCCCTGAGGCCTTCGAGCATCAGGCGGAAGCGGACGCCGCGCGTGGGCCGGTCCCTCCGTTCGTGGAGGACGCCACGGGCCCTGGCCGTATCGAGACGTACACGGTGCTGTACGAGCGCGACGGCAGCCCGAGGTTCGGCGTCATCGTCGGGCGCGGAGCCTCCGGTGAGCGCTTCCTCGCGAAGGTCCCTGCTCACGACACCGCGGGCATCGACTTCCTGTGCGACGGCAAGGAGGAGCCGGTGGGCAGTGAAGGGCGCGCCGTCGCTGGACCCGGCGGGGACATCCTCTGGCACCGGGCTTCCGCCTCCAGCGGATAG
- a CDS encoding lysophospholipid acyltransferase family protein encodes MRILLSIAFWTFLALSSAVLFLGALLLWTLTRPFDANGRVLHLYSCFWAQLYFYVNPMWHLRVEGRERLPWKGAAVLVANHQSLGDILVLFGLYRPFKWVSKAENFKLPLIGWNMHLNRYVPLIRGDRASIIQMMAECERWLSRGVPILMFPEGTRSKDGEVKAFKDGAFTLAIQQRCPIIPVVLTGTARTMPKHGLVIQQAVHARVRVLEPIDPEGFAGDVHALRDHVRDVIVREKARMDAER; translated from the coding sequence ATCCGAATCCTCCTCTCGATCGCGTTCTGGACCTTCCTCGCGCTGTCCAGCGCGGTGTTGTTCCTTGGAGCGCTCCTGCTGTGGACGCTCACCCGCCCGTTTGACGCGAATGGACGCGTGCTTCACCTGTACTCGTGCTTCTGGGCACAGCTGTATTTCTACGTGAACCCGATGTGGCACCTGCGGGTGGAGGGCCGCGAACGCCTGCCCTGGAAGGGCGCGGCGGTGCTGGTGGCCAACCACCAGTCGCTGGGGGACATTCTGGTCCTCTTCGGCCTCTACCGGCCTTTCAAATGGGTCTCCAAGGCGGAAAACTTCAAGCTGCCGCTCATCGGCTGGAACATGCATCTCAACCGGTATGTGCCGCTCATCCGCGGAGACCGGGCGAGCATCATCCAGATGATGGCCGAGTGTGAGCGTTGGCTGTCGCGTGGCGTCCCCATCCTGATGTTTCCCGAAGGCACCCGCTCCAAGGATGGGGAGGTGAAGGCCTTCAAGGACGGCGCCTTCACGCTGGCCATCCAGCAGCGCTGCCCCATCATCCCCGTGGTCCTCACTGGCACCGCGCGGACCATGCCCAAGCACGGGCTGGTCATCCAGCAGGCGGTCCACGCCCGGGTGCGCGTGCTGGAGCCCATCGACCCGGAGGGCTTCGCCGGGGACGTGCACGCCCTGCGCGACCACGTGCGCGATGTCATCGTCCGTGAGAAGGCGCGCATGGACGCCGAGCGCTGA
- a CDS encoding cupin domain-containing protein, translating to MTDSTYASHPVDSERMPWIPMGRPGLAFKPLRFFRDGSGWMYLFRLEPGTLIPRHRHMGESHAYNISGRRKLLDTGEVIGPGTYVYEPPGNVDSWQVVGDEPLVLHITVKGGIEYLGEDGQVLRSVSPAERLETYRRWCQEHGVEALATIE from the coding sequence ATGACCGATTCCACCTACGCCTCCCACCCCGTCGACTCCGAACGCATGCCATGGATTCCCATGGGCCGGCCCGGGCTCGCGTTCAAGCCGCTGCGCTTCTTCCGCGATGGCAGCGGCTGGATGTACCTCTTCCGCCTGGAGCCCGGCACCCTCATCCCCCGGCACCGCCACATGGGCGAGTCGCACGCCTACAACATCTCCGGGCGCCGCAAGCTGCTCGACACCGGCGAGGTGATTGGCCCGGGCACGTATGTCTATGAGCCGCCCGGCAACGTGGACAGCTGGCAGGTCGTGGGCGATGAGCCCCTCGTGCTGCACATCACCGTGAAGGGCGGCATCGAATACCTGGGCGAAGACGGCCAGGTCCTCCGGAGCGTGAGCCCCGCGGAGCGGCTGGAGACGTACCGCCGCTGGTGCCAGGAGCACGGCGTGGAGGCGCTCGCCACCATCGAGTGA
- a CDS encoding DUF4328 domain-containing protein, with the protein MRTCARCGRYVCSGCGQENGWCRECLRFSALEVPDSRGRARRAVTALQFSAATDLLSLGLHVILFLGVFTEQVQGLPAAGVVFLNVGAGVLAQVFLLMWFHRVVRQLKALGRDIGDSPAMAVWWWLIPLANWVKPYHLMKEVATRLGGAHFAAVLPLSMWWGANVLSRIMNQVDQRIIGKLETADGGMSTAGAVVGLIAAGSALVMALFSVQIIRALQEKLDQRRDGLEFADGPVPEAGAEAA; encoded by the coding sequence GTGCGCACCTGCGCTCGGTGTGGAAGATATGTCTGCTCGGGGTGTGGCCAGGAGAACGGCTGGTGCCGCGAGTGCCTGCGGTTCTCCGCCCTGGAGGTGCCTGACTCGCGTGGCCGGGCTCGGCGAGCGGTGACCGCGCTCCAGTTCTCCGCGGCGACGGACCTGTTGAGCCTGGGCCTCCACGTCATCCTGTTCCTGGGGGTGTTCACCGAGCAGGTGCAGGGCCTGCCCGCCGCGGGCGTGGTCTTCCTGAACGTGGGGGCAGGGGTCCTGGCCCAGGTCTTCCTCCTGATGTGGTTCCACCGGGTCGTCCGTCAGCTCAAGGCCCTGGGAAGAGACATCGGGGATTCCCCAGCGATGGCGGTCTGGTGGTGGCTGATTCCCCTGGCGAACTGGGTGAAGCCCTACCACCTCATGAAGGAGGTCGCGACGCGGCTGGGTGGGGCGCACTTCGCCGCGGTGCTTCCCCTCTCCATGTGGTGGGGGGCCAACGTCCTGTCGCGGATCATGAACCAGGTGGACCAGCGGATCATCGGGAAGCTGGAGACGGCGGACGGGGGCATGTCGACCGCCGGCGCCGTGGTGGGGCTGATCGCCGCGGGCTCCGCCCTGGTCATGGCCCTCTTCAGCGTCCAGATCATCCGGGCGCTCCAGGAGAAGCTCGACCAGCGGCGCGACGGGCTGGAGTTCGCGGACGGCCCCGTGCCGGAGGCCGGGGCCGAAGCGGCGTGA
- a CDS encoding nuclear transport factor 2 family protein, whose product MKLQTTLTTVLALATGAAEARDPAQDERELLKVEAALCRAFETGDVATLRKSLDARFTLTDSKGTVTDLEQNLAEVAKKDPVYEVFRNHHQKIRLYGDAAVVTGITTLKGHSGKTQFEGDFQFTDTWVYRDGQWKLAASHATRLSR is encoded by the coding sequence ATGAAACTCCAGACCACGCTGACCACTGTTCTCGCCCTCGCCACGGGCGCCGCGGAAGCCCGGGACCCCGCGCAGGACGAGCGCGAGCTGCTCAAGGTCGAGGCCGCGCTCTGCCGCGCCTTCGAGACTGGCGACGTCGCCACGCTGCGCAAGAGCCTGGACGCGCGCTTCACGCTCACCGACTCCAAGGGCACGGTGACCGACCTGGAGCAGAACCTGGCGGAGGTGGCGAAGAAGGACCCCGTCTACGAGGTCTTCCGCAACCACCACCAGAAGATCCGTCTGTACGGAGACGCCGCCGTCGTCACCGGCATCACCACCCTCAAGGGCCACTCCGGCAAGACGCAGTTCGAAGGCGACTTCCAGTTCACCGACACCTGGGTCTACCGCGATGGTCAGTGGAAGCTCGCCGCGAGCCACGCGACCCGGCTGTCCAGGTAA